One part of the Olleya sp. YS genome encodes these proteins:
- a CDS encoding GH3 auxin-responsive promoter family protein, with amino-acid sequence MLSIKSVLAKPFAKRVYNKIQKWANNPIETQDKVFKSLISDAASTAFGKDHDFISINTYEDYVKRVPIRDYEELKPYVDRVVAGESDVLWKGKPLYFAKTSGTTSGAKYIPLTKQSMPTHVNAAKNAILLYIHETGNSKFVNGKMIFLQGSPVLKEQNGIQLGRLSGIVAHFVPKYLQKNRMPSWETNCIEDWETKVDAIVEETLPENMTVISGIPSWVQMYFEKLQQKTGKKVGDIFKNFNLFIFGGVNYEPYRAKFENLIGRKVDSIELYPASEGFFAFQDKQNKKGMLLQLDSGMFYEFVKADTFFDNNPKRLTIKDVEVGVNYVMIISTNAGLWAYNIGDTVMFTSTKPYRIIVSGRIKHFISAFGEHVIGKEVEQAMKEATINSNVRINEFTVAPQINPESGLPYHEWFIEFENEPENSSALAQKLDDSLQKQNSYYLDLIEGKVLQPLKISKVEKNGFQQYMKSIGKLGGQNKIPRLSNDRKIADALKPFILLK; translated from the coding sequence ATGCTTTCAATAAAATCAGTTTTAGCAAAACCCTTTGCCAAACGTGTCTATAATAAGATTCAGAAATGGGCAAACAACCCTATTGAAACTCAAGATAAAGTCTTTAAAAGTTTAATTAGTGATGCTGCAAGTACCGCGTTTGGAAAAGACCACGATTTTATTAGCATCAACACCTATGAAGACTATGTAAAACGCGTTCCTATTAGAGATTACGAAGAGCTTAAGCCCTATGTGGATCGTGTTGTAGCAGGAGAATCTGATGTGCTTTGGAAAGGGAAACCACTCTATTTTGCTAAAACGTCTGGGACTACTTCTGGCGCCAAATACATCCCGTTAACCAAACAGAGTATGCCAACACATGTTAATGCAGCAAAAAACGCTATTCTGCTTTATATCCATGAAACTGGAAACTCAAAATTTGTTAATGGAAAAATGATTTTTTTACAAGGAAGCCCAGTTTTAAAAGAACAAAATGGGATACAATTAGGACGATTATCTGGTATTGTAGCTCATTTTGTACCAAAATACCTTCAAAAAAACAGAATGCCTTCTTGGGAAACCAATTGTATTGAAGATTGGGAAACTAAAGTTGACGCTATAGTGGAAGAAACCTTGCCAGAAAACATGACTGTTATTTCTGGAATTCCATCTTGGGTGCAAATGTATTTTGAAAAATTACAGCAAAAAACAGGAAAAAAGGTTGGTGACATTTTTAAAAATTTCAACTTATTCATATTTGGAGGTGTTAACTACGAACCTTACCGAGCAAAATTTGAGAACCTAATAGGTAGAAAAGTAGATAGTATCGAGTTGTATCCAGCTAGCGAAGGGTTTTTTGCATTTCAAGATAAGCAAAACAAAAAAGGGATGTTGCTGCAGTTAGATTCTGGAATGTTTTATGAGTTTGTAAAAGCGGATACGTTTTTTGATAATAATCCAAAACGTCTCACCATAAAAGATGTTGAGGTTGGTGTCAATTATGTAATGATTATTTCAACAAACGCAGGCTTATGGGCTTACAATATTGGTGACACAGTAATGTTTACCAGTACTAAACCTTATAGAATTATTGTTTCAGGACGTATTAAACATTTTATATCTGCATTTGGCGAGCATGTTATTGGTAAAGAAGTCGAGCAAGCTATGAAAGAAGCAACAATTAATTCTAATGTAAGAATCAACGAGTTTACAGTAGCACCACAAATAAATCCAGAGTCAGGATTACCTTATCACGAATGGTTTATAGAGTTTGAAAACGAACCAGAAAATAGTTCCGCTTTAGCGCAAAAGCTTGATGATTCATTACAAAAACAGAATAGTTACTATTTAGATTTAATTGAAGGTAAAGTATTACAACCTTTAAAAATCAGTAAAGTTGAAAAAAACGGCTTTCAGCAGTATATGAAATCCATAGGAAAATTAGGCGGTCAAAATAAAATACCAAGATTATCCAACGACAGAAAAATTGCTGACGCCTTAAAACCCTTTATTTTACTTAAATAA
- a CDS encoding DUF4837 family protein — protein MKKLAVIIVLVSTILSCEESKKTDQRIVPKSSGNLYNVSVVVNNDLWNGEVGNAIRDVLTTTVPGLPQDEPMFDINQIPPKVFSGFAAKNRTVLKIEIGDDVGLKIGTDVFARPQKVIVVRGKDNNQIVETLKTNKEKIIETFKNQELEARQALTNKSLHVNNNIEKKLGITLKFPSVYRIAEEDKNFFWVRKNLTTGTNNFMVYQIPLDAIDKEGDIIQQVIKIRDSIGKKYIPGPIEGSYMKTEEAYTPFLFNTIIDNKPAYEVRSTWDIKDTFNAGPFLNYMVEDKINNRYIVIEGFTFAPSVSKRDYVFELESIIKSLKIK, from the coding sequence ATGAAAAAACTAGCTGTAATAATTGTATTAGTAAGCACAATCTTATCCTGTGAAGAAAGTAAAAAAACAGATCAACGTATAGTTCCAAAATCATCGGGTAATCTTTACAATGTTAGCGTTGTTGTAAACAATGACCTTTGGAATGGAGAGGTTGGGAATGCTATAAGAGACGTGTTAACAACAACAGTACCTGGATTACCTCAGGACGAACCTATGTTTGACATTAATCAAATCCCACCTAAAGTCTTCTCTGGTTTTGCAGCAAAAAACAGAACGGTTTTAAAAATAGAAATTGGCGATGATGTAGGACTAAAAATTGGAACAGATGTGTTTGCAAGACCACAAAAAGTTATTGTAGTAAGAGGAAAGGACAACAATCAAATCGTTGAAACCTTAAAAACAAATAAAGAAAAAATAATAGAGACCTTTAAAAACCAAGAACTTGAAGCGCGTCAAGCGCTTACAAACAAATCTCTTCATGTTAATAATAACATCGAAAAAAAATTAGGAATAACTCTTAAATTTCCTTCAGTTTACAGAATTGCTGAAGAAGATAAAAACTTTTTTTGGGTTAGAAAAAACTTAACTACTGGAACTAATAATTTTATGGTATATCAAATTCCATTAGATGCTATAGATAAAGAAGGCGATATTATACAACAAGTTATTAAGATTAGAGATAGTATAGGTAAAAAGTATATACCTGGACCAATTGAAGGCTCTTACATGAAAACAGAAGAAGCCTATACACCTTTTTTATTCAATACTATTATAGACAACAAACCAGCCTATGAAGTTAGAAGCACTTGGGACATAAAAGACACCTTTAATGCTGGACCCTTTTTAAACTATATGGTAGAAGACAAAATTAACAATCGTTACATTGTTATAGAAGGGTTTACTTTTGCGCCTTCTGTAAGCAAACGCGATTATGTCTTTGAGCTAGAATCTATTATTAAATCACTAAAGATTAAATAA
- a CDS encoding M23 family metallopeptidase gives MAKPEKKSKKIKKKLLHRYRLVILNQDTFEERLSLNLSRLNVFVLGSLSAILLIVFTTILIAFTPLKEYIPGYSSTSLKKKAVQLSFKTDSLQRVIDLNEKYFASIKQVLQGEVSTVNFNKDSIIQAAKLEASQVDLDPIKEDSLLREKVDKEDKYSLFETATSRANFVLFPPANGTISENYDSKTKHYAVDIVLAKDTPIKATADGTVIFAEWTAQTGHVIILEHSYGLISVYKHNASLNKTQGDLVKAGEVIATSGNTGELSTGPHLHFELWSDGYPVNPTNFIDFK, from the coding sequence ATGGCAAAACCTGAAAAAAAATCTAAAAAAATCAAGAAGAAACTACTGCATAGGTATCGTTTAGTCATTTTAAATCAAGATACTTTTGAAGAGCGGTTGTCACTTAATTTATCAAGATTAAATGTCTTTGTTTTAGGATCGCTATCTGCAATACTTTTAATTGTATTCACTACAATTTTAATTGCCTTTACTCCTTTAAAAGAATACATTCCTGGCTATTCGTCCACATCGTTAAAGAAAAAAGCAGTTCAGCTAAGTTTTAAAACCGATTCATTACAGCGTGTTATTGATTTAAATGAAAAGTATTTTGCCTCAATAAAACAAGTCCTACAAGGAGAGGTCAGCACAGTTAACTTTAATAAAGACTCCATTATTCAAGCTGCAAAACTAGAAGCTAGTCAAGTAGATTTAGATCCAATAAAAGAAGACTCGTTGCTTAGAGAAAAAGTAGATAAAGAAGACAAGTATAGCTTATTTGAAACCGCCACCTCTAGAGCAAATTTTGTATTATTTCCACCAGCTAATGGAACCATTAGTGAAAATTACGATAGCAAAACAAAACATTACGCAGTGGATATTGTGTTGGCAAAAGACACACCAATAAAAGCCACAGCAGACGGAACAGTTATTTTTGCAGAATGGACAGCTCAAACAGGACACGTAATAATATTAGAACACAGTTATGGGCTAATCTCAGTTTATAAACATAATGCCTCACTAAATAAAACGCAAGGAGATTTAGTTAAAGCAGGAGAAGTCATAGCAACCTCAGGTAATACTGGAGAATTAAGTACAGGACCACATTTACATTTTGAGCTTTGGAGTGACGGTTACCCTGTAAACCCAACTAATTTTATAGATTTTAAATAA
- the tatA gene encoding twin-arginine translocase TatA/TatE family subunit, whose amino-acid sequence MISASIFLAIGPWQIAVVVVLVLLLFGGKKIPELMRGLGSGIKEFKDASKEDDKKEDTK is encoded by the coding sequence ATGATTTCAGCAAGTATATTTTTAGCAATTGGACCTTGGCAAATTGCTGTAGTAGTGGTTTTAGTATTACTACTTTTTGGAGGGAAAAAAATCCCAGAATTAATGCGAGGATTAGGTAGCGGAATAAAAGAGTTTAAAGACGCTAGTAAAGAAGACGATAAAAAAGAGGACACTAAGTAA